In a genomic window of Streptomyces sp. SJL17-4:
- a CDS encoding DUF3107 domain-containing protein: MEVKIGVQHAPREIVLESGQSAEEVERAVADALAGKAQLLSLSDEKGRKILIPAEKIAYVELGEPAVRRVGFGAL, from the coding sequence GTGGAGGTCAAGATCGGCGTGCAGCACGCACCCCGGGAGATCGTTCTGGAGAGCGGGCAGTCCGCCGAGGAGGTGGAGCGCGCCGTGGCCGACGCGCTGGCCGGCAAGGCGCAGCTGCTCAGCCTTTCGGACGAGAAGGGCCGCAAGATCCTCATCCCGGCCGAGAAGATCGCGTACGTGGAACTCGGCGAGCCCGCCGTGCGCCGCGTGGGTTTCGGCGCGCTCTGA
- a CDS encoding DEAD/DEAH box helicase, which produces MTLPVALTGTDVIGQAKTGTGKTLGFGLPILERVTVPMDVEAGRAKPEQLTDAPQALVVVPTRELCQQVTNDLLTAGKVRNVRVLAIYGGRAYEPQVEALKKGVDVVVGTPGRLLDLAGQRKLDLSHVKVLVLDEADEMLDLGFLPDVEKIINMLPAKRQTMLFSATMPGAVIGLARRYMSQPTHIRATSPDGEGATVANIKQHVYRAHNMDKPELVSRILQANGRGLAMIFCRTKRTAADIAEQLERRGFASGAVHGDLGQGAREQALRAFRNGKVDVLVCTDVAARGIDVEGVTHVINYQSPEDEKTFLHRVGRTGRAGNKGTAVTLVDWDDIPRWQLINKALELDFHDPVETYSSSPHLFEELDIPAGTKGILPRAERTRAGLGAEELEDLGEPGGRRARGPKNDRNERTERTEERPERTRTPRQRRRTRGGELDDAAAPAASAAPAVETAPVTDEAKAESGPRTPRRRRRTRVGAPGSAPVAQAAQSAPAAQAAPAAVAQAERKAPAARTVVEDAAPAPVAAVVEAAVVEAPAAESKAPRRRSRTAARPEAVRTAPAAPAPVAQEPTPAPRRRRPRVARPVEDTVSFQTVETAAAALRAAKAAPVVEAPVAVAPVVEAPAAEEPKRAPRRRTAKKAVVEPVAETVAAAPVVAEPVAAAVAPVEAVVEAAAAVTAEVPAPRRRRVVRKAAGSPVTSTPVVEPVVEPAPAPVVEEEPKKPARRRVVRKAAGSPATSTAAATVIVTTPVTKAAPAVVAEAPAVVEAAPAVVETPVVEAPVVEAPVEEPKKAPRRRTAKKAVAEPVVAETVAAVEAPAAEEAPKAPRRRAAKKAVAAEAPDASEPKKPTRRRTTKKAAAEPVAEAVEAEAPKAPRRRTTKKAAAAQPES; this is translated from the coding sequence ATGACCCTCCCGGTCGCCCTGACCGGCACCGATGTCATCGGCCAGGCCAAGACCGGCACCGGCAAGACCCTCGGTTTCGGTCTGCCGATCCTGGAGCGCGTCACCGTTCCCATGGACGTCGAGGCCGGCCGGGCGAAGCCCGAGCAGCTGACCGACGCCCCGCAGGCGCTCGTCGTCGTCCCCACCCGCGAGCTGTGCCAGCAGGTCACCAACGACCTCCTCACCGCCGGCAAGGTGCGCAACGTCCGCGTGCTCGCCATCTACGGCGGCCGGGCGTACGAGCCCCAGGTCGAGGCGCTGAAGAAGGGCGTCGACGTCGTCGTCGGCACCCCCGGCCGTCTGCTCGACCTGGCCGGCCAGCGCAAGCTCGACCTGTCCCACGTCAAGGTCCTCGTCCTGGACGAGGCCGACGAGATGCTCGACCTGGGCTTCCTGCCCGACGTCGAGAAGATCATCAACATGCTTCCGGCGAAGCGTCAGACCATGCTGTTCTCGGCGACCATGCCGGGCGCGGTCATCGGCCTGGCCCGCCGCTACATGTCGCAGCCGACGCACATCCGCGCCACCTCGCCCGACGGCGAGGGCGCCACCGTCGCCAACATCAAGCAGCACGTCTACCGCGCGCACAACATGGACAAGCCGGAGCTGGTCTCCCGCATCCTGCAGGCCAACGGCCGCGGGCTCGCGATGATCTTCTGCCGCACCAAGCGCACGGCCGCCGACATCGCCGAGCAGCTGGAGCGTCGCGGCTTCGCCTCCGGCGCCGTCCACGGCGACCTCGGCCAGGGCGCCCGCGAGCAGGCGCTGCGCGCCTTCCGCAACGGCAAGGTCGACGTGCTCGTCTGCACCGACGTCGCCGCCCGTGGCATCGACGTCGAGGGCGTCACCCACGTCATCAACTACCAGTCGCCGGAGGACGAGAAGACCTTCCTCCACCGCGTCGGCCGCACCGGCCGCGCGGGCAACAAGGGCACCGCCGTGACCCTGGTCGACTGGGACGACATCCCGCGCTGGCAGCTCATCAACAAGGCTCTTGAGCTGGACTTCCACGACCCGGTCGAGACGTACTCCTCGTCCCCGCACCTCTTCGAGGAGCTGGACATCCCGGCGGGCACCAAGGGCATCCTGCCCCGCGCCGAGCGGACCCGTGCGGGTCTGGGCGCGGAGGAGCTCGAGGACCTGGGCGAGCCCGGCGGACGCCGTGCGCGCGGTCCGAAGAACGACAGGAACGAGCGGACCGAGCGGACCGAGGAGCGCCCGGAGCGGACGCGGACCCCGCGTCAGCGCCGTCGTACCCGTGGCGGCGAGCTCGACGACGCCGCGGCGCCGGCGGCCTCCGCGGCCCCGGCCGTCGAGACCGCGCCGGTGACGGACGAGGCGAAGGCCGAGTCCGGCCCGCGCACCCCGCGTCGCCGCCGTCGCACCCGTGTCGGCGCCCCGGGCTCGGCGCCGGTGGCCCAGGCCGCCCAGTCGGCTCCGGCCGCCCAGGCCGCGCCCGCGGCTGTTGCCCAGGCCGAGCGGAAGGCTCCGGCCGCCCGGACCGTGGTCGAGGACGCCGCCCCGGCGCCCGTGGCCGCCGTGGTCGAGGCCGCCGTGGTCGAGGCCCCGGCCGCCGAGTCGAAGGCCCCGCGCCGCCGCAGCCGTACCGCCGCCCGTCCGGAGGCCGTGCGCACCGCGCCCGCCGCCCCGGCCCCGGTGGCCCAGGAGCCGACCCCGGCCCCGCGCCGTCGTCGTCCCCGGGTGGCCCGCCCGGTCGAGGACACCGTGTCGTTCCAGACGGTCGAGACGGCCGCTGCCGCCCTGCGCGCCGCGAAGGCCGCGCCGGTCGTCGAGGCGCCCGTCGCCGTGGCGCCGGTCGTGGAGGCCCCGGCCGCCGAGGAGCCGAAGCGGGCTCCCCGTCGCCGTACCGCCAAGAAGGCCGTCGTGGAGCCGGTCGCCGAGACCGTCGCCGCCGCTCCGGTGGTGGCCGAGCCGGTCGCGGCCGCTGTCGCGCCCGTCGAGGCCGTCGTCGAGGCCGCCGCGGCGGTCACGGCCGAGGTTCCCGCGCCGCGTCGTCGCCGTGTGGTGCGGAAGGCCGCCGGTTCGCCGGTGACCTCCACCCCGGTCGTCGAGCCCGTCGTCGAGCCGGCGCCCGCGCCGGTCGTCGAGGAGGAGCCGAAGAAGCCCGCGCGTCGCCGTGTGGTCCGGAAGGCCGCCGGTTCGCCGGCCACGTCCACCGCGGCCGCGACCGTGATCGTCACTACCCCGGTCACCAAGGCGGCCCCGGCCGTCGTCGCCGAGGCCCCGGCCGTCGTCGAGGCCGCTCCGGCCGTCGTCGAGACCCCGGTCGTCGAGGCGCCGGTCGTCGAGGCCCCGGTCGAGGAGCCGAAGAAGGCTCCCCGTCGCCGTACCGCCAAGAAGGCCGTCGCGGAGCCGGTGGTCGCCGAGACCGTCGCCGCCGTCGAGGCTCCGGCCGCCGAGGAGGCCCCGAAGGCTCCCCGTCGTCGCGCGGCCAAGAAGGCCGTCGCCGCCGAGGCGCCCGACGCCTCGGAGCCGAAGAAGCCGACCCGTCGCCGTACGACGAAGAAGGCCGCCGCGGAGCCGGTCGCCGAGGCCGTCGAGGCCGAGGCCCCGAAGGCCCCGCGCCGTCGCACCACCAAGAAGGCGGCGGCCGCTCAGCCCGAGAGCTGA
- a CDS encoding ferritin-like fold-containing protein, translating to METPDNATPTGIAAKDWATASAEPQYRAAVIDLLGALAYGELAAFERLAEDAKLAPTLADKAELAKMASAEFHHFERLRDRLAAVDAEPTAAMEPFAKALDDFHRQTAPSDWLEGLVKAYVGDSIASDFYREVAARLDSDTRGLVVSVLDDTGHGNFAVEKVRAAIDADPRVGGRLALWARRLMGEALSQAQRVVAERDALSTMLVGGVADGFDLAEVGRMFSRITEAHTKRMAALGLAA from the coding sequence ATGGAGACGCCTGACAACGCCACACCCACCGGGATCGCAGCCAAGGACTGGGCGACGGCTTCCGCCGAGCCGCAGTACCGCGCCGCCGTCATCGACCTCCTCGGCGCCCTCGCCTACGGAGAGCTCGCGGCCTTCGAACGGCTCGCCGAGGACGCCAAGCTGGCGCCGACCCTCGCGGACAAGGCGGAGCTGGCGAAGATGGCCTCCGCCGAGTTCCACCACTTCGAGCGGCTGCGCGACCGTCTCGCCGCCGTCGACGCCGAGCCGACCGCGGCCATGGAGCCCTTCGCCAAGGCGCTCGACGACTTCCACCGCCAGACCGCGCCGTCGGACTGGCTGGAGGGCCTGGTCAAGGCGTACGTCGGCGACTCGATCGCCAGTGACTTCTACCGGGAGGTCGCGGCCCGGCTCGACTCCGACACGCGCGGGCTCGTCGTCTCCGTGCTCGACGACACCGGCCACGGCAACTTCGCCGTGGAGAAGGTCCGCGCCGCGATCGACGCCGACCCGCGCGTCGGCGGCCGGCTCGCGCTCTGGGCGCGCCGTCTGATGGGCGAGGCGCTCTCGCAGGCGCAGCGTGTGGTCGCCGAGCGCGACGCGCTGTCGACCATGCTGGTCGGCGGTGTCGCGGACGGTTTCGACCTCGCGGAGGTCGGCCGGATGTTCTCCCGGATCACCGAGGCCCACACCAAGCGCATGGCCGCGCTCGGCCTGGCCGCCTGA